Proteins from a genomic interval of Pseudomonas asplenii:
- a CDS encoding substrate-binding periplasmic protein, with the protein MLKRLLLAVASTSLLLTGAAFAQEGAGTSLVLLTENFPPYNMAKNGKNFAQDENIEGIAVDIVRETFKRADIRYSLTLRFPWERVYKLALENPGYGVFVMARLPERETLFKWVGPIGPDDWVMLARADSQLALTALVQARKYKVGAYKGDAIAQSLARQGLQPVLVLRDQDNARKLVDGKIDLWATGDPAGRFLARQEGITGLKTVLRFNSAELYLALNKEVPDAVVARLQAALDQLRKEGKIDEIMARYL; encoded by the coding sequence ATGCTCAAACGTCTTCTCCTGGCCGTCGCCAGCACCTCACTGCTGCTGACCGGCGCCGCTTTCGCGCAGGAAGGTGCCGGTACTTCGTTGGTCCTGCTGACCGAGAACTTCCCGCCCTACAACATGGCGAAGAACGGCAAGAACTTCGCCCAGGACGAGAATATCGAAGGCATCGCCGTGGATATCGTCCGCGAAACCTTCAAGCGTGCCGATATCCGATACAGCCTGACTCTGCGGTTCCCCTGGGAGCGGGTCTACAAGCTCGCCCTGGAAAACCCTGGTTACGGCGTGTTCGTGATGGCGCGCCTGCCGGAGCGTGAAACCCTGTTCAAATGGGTCGGCCCGATCGGCCCCGATGACTGGGTGATGCTTGCCCGGGCCGACAGTCAGTTGGCGCTGACGGCCCTGGTGCAGGCGCGCAAGTACAAGGTGGGCGCCTACAAGGGCGATGCCATCGCGCAGAGTCTGGCCCGCCAGGGGCTGCAGCCGGTGCTGGTGCTGCGAGACCAGGACAATGCCAGGAAGCTGGTGGATGGAAAGATCGACCTGTGGGCCACCGGTGATCCGGCCGGACGCTTCCTGGCGCGCCAGGAGGGTATCACCGGGCTCAAGACCGTGCTGCGCTTCAACAGCGCCGAGTTGTACCTGGCCTTGAACAAGGAAGTGCCGGACGCGGTGGTCGCCCGGTTGCAGGCGGCGCTGGATCAGTTGCGCAAGGAAGGCAAGATCGACGAGATCATGGCGCGTTACCTGTAG
- the hisF gene encoding imidazole glycerol phosphate synthase subunit HisF, translated as MALAKRIIPCLDVDNGRVVKGVKFENIRDAGDPVEIARRYDEQGADEITFLDITASVDGRDTTLHTVERMASQVFIPLTVGGGVRTVQDIRNLLNAGADKVSINTAAVFNPEFVGEAADRFGSQCIVVAIDAKKVSLPGETPRWEIFTHGGRKPTGLDAVEWAKKMEGLGAGEILLTSMDQDGMKSGFDLGVTRAISDALGIPVIASGGVGNLQHLADGILEGHASAVLAASIFHFGEYTVPEAKAYMAQHGIVVR; from the coding sequence ATGGCGCTGGCCAAACGCATCATCCCTTGCCTGGACGTCGACAACGGTCGCGTGGTCAAGGGCGTCAAGTTCGAGAACATCCGCGATGCCGGTGACCCGGTGGAAATCGCTCGTCGTTACGACGAACAGGGCGCGGACGAGATCACCTTCCTCGACATCACCGCCAGCGTCGATGGCCGTGACACCACGCTGCACACGGTCGAGCGCATGGCCAGCCAGGTGTTCATTCCGCTGACCGTGGGCGGCGGCGTGCGTACCGTGCAGGATATCCGCAACCTGCTCAACGCTGGTGCCGACAAGGTCTCGATCAACACCGCAGCGGTGTTCAATCCCGAGTTTGTCGGTGAGGCGGCTGACCGCTTCGGCTCGCAGTGCATCGTCGTTGCCATCGACGCCAAGAAGGTCTCGTTGCCGGGCGAAACCCCGCGCTGGGAGATTTTCACCCACGGCGGTCGCAAGCCCACCGGGCTGGACGCGGTGGAGTGGGCGAAGAAGATGGAAGGCCTGGGCGCCGGTGAGATCCTGCTCACCAGCATGGACCAGGACGGCATGAAAAGCGGTTTCGACCTGGGCGTGACCCGCGCCATCAGCGATGCCCTGGGCATTCCGGTGATCGCCTCCGGCGGCGTCGGCAACCTCCAGCATCTGGCCGACGGCATCCTCGAAGGCCATGCCAGCGCGGTACTGGCGGCGAGTATCTTCCACTTCGGCGAGTACACCGTGCCCGAAGCCAAGGCCTACATGGCGCAACACGGTATCGTGGTCCGCTGA
- the hisA gene encoding 1-(5-phosphoribosyl)-5-[(5-phosphoribosylamino)methylideneamino]imidazole-4-carboxamide isomerase — protein MLIIPAIDLKDGACVRLRQGRMEDSTVFSDDPVSMAAKWVEGGCRRLHLVDLNGAFEGQPVNGEVVTAIARRYPNLPIQIGGGIRSLETIEHYVKAGVSYVIIGTKAVKQPEFVAEACRAFPGKVIVGLDAKDGFVATDGWAEVSSVQVIDLAKRFEADGVSAIVYTDIAKDGMMQGCNVPFTAALAAATKIPVIASGGIHNLGDIKTLLDAKAPGIIGAITGRAIYEGTLDVAEAQAFCDSYTG, from the coding sequence ATGCTGATTATCCCCGCTATCGATCTCAAAGACGGTGCCTGCGTACGTCTGCGCCAGGGCCGCATGGAAGATTCCACGGTGTTCTCCGATGACCCGGTGAGCATGGCTGCCAAGTGGGTGGAGGGCGGTTGCCGTCGTCTGCATCTGGTCGATCTGAACGGCGCCTTCGAAGGCCAGCCGGTCAATGGCGAGGTGGTCACCGCCATCGCCAGACGCTATCCGAACCTGCCGATCCAGATCGGCGGCGGCATCCGCTCGCTGGAGACCATCGAGCACTACGTGAAGGCCGGCGTGAGCTACGTGATCATCGGCACCAAGGCGGTCAAGCAGCCCGAGTTCGTCGCCGAAGCCTGCCGTGCGTTCCCCGGCAAGGTGATCGTTGGCCTGGATGCCAAGGACGGTTTTGTCGCCACCGATGGCTGGGCTGAAGTCAGCTCGGTGCAGGTGATCGACCTGGCCAAGCGTTTCGAAGCCGATGGCGTGTCTGCGATCGTCTACACCGACATCGCCAAGGACGGCATGATGCAGGGCTGCAACGTGCCCTTCACCGCCGCCCTGGCCGCCGCGACGAAGATCCCGGTGATCGCTTCCGGCGGTATCCACAACCTGGGCGATATCAAGACCCTGCTGGACGCCAAGGCCCCGGGCATCATCGGTGCAATCACCGGCCGGGCGATCTACGAAGGCACTCTCGATGTCGCCGAGGCGCAAGCCTTCTGCGATTCCTACACAGGCTGA
- a CDS encoding DUF2164 domain-containing protein, with protein sequence MAAKKGKPPLLTLSPQEESEACHKIKRFMEDRFELALGSFEAAEILDLFTREIAPHYYNRAIFDVQTHLKERFESIESDLWALEKN encoded by the coding sequence GTGGCCGCGAAGAAGGGCAAGCCGCCGCTCCTGACGCTTTCTCCCCAGGAGGAGAGCGAGGCTTGCCACAAGATCAAGCGTTTCATGGAGGACCGTTTCGAACTGGCACTGGGTTCGTTCGAAGCGGCAGAAATCCTTGATCTGTTTACCCGCGAAATTGCTCCGCACTATTACAACAGGGCGATTTTCGATGTGCAGACGCACCTTAAGGAAAGGTTCGAGAGCATCGAAAGCGACTTGTGGGCGCTCGAGAAAAACTGA
- the hisH gene encoding imidazole glycerol phosphate synthase subunit HisH, which produces MQTVAVIDYGMGNLHSVGKALEHVGAGKVMITSDAAVIREADRVVFPGVGAIRDCMAEIRRLGFDSLVREVSQDRPFLGICVGMQALLERSEENGGVDCIGLFPGQVKFFGKDLQEDGAHLKVPHMGWNEVKQAVDHPLWHNIPDLARFYFVHSYYIAAGNPRQVVGSGHYGVDFAAALAEGSRFAVQFHPEKSHTHGLQLLQNFVAWDGRW; this is translated from the coding sequence ATGCAGACAGTTGCGGTTATCGACTACGGCATGGGCAACCTGCACTCTGTGGGCAAGGCCCTCGAGCACGTGGGGGCCGGCAAGGTGATGATCACCAGCGACGCTGCCGTGATTCGCGAAGCGGACCGGGTGGTATTTCCTGGTGTCGGCGCGATTCGCGACTGCATGGCGGAGATCCGTCGCCTGGGCTTCGACTCGCTGGTGCGCGAGGTCAGCCAGGACCGTCCGTTCCTCGGTATCTGCGTGGGCATGCAAGCCTTGCTCGAGCGCAGTGAAGAGAACGGTGGGGTCGATTGCATCGGCCTGTTTCCCGGCCAGGTGAAGTTCTTCGGCAAGGACCTGCAGGAAGATGGCGCGCACCTGAAGGTCCCGCACATGGGCTGGAACGAAGTGAAACAGGCGGTGGACCATCCCCTGTGGCACAACATCCCGGACCTGGCGCGGTTCTATTTCGTGCACAGCTACTACATCGCCGCCGGTAATCCTCGGCAGGTGGTTGGCAGCGGTCACTACGGCGTCGACTTCGCTGCGGCGCTGGCCGAGGGTTCGCGTTTCGCCGTGCAGTTCCACCCGGAGAAGAGCCATACCCACGGCCTGCAGCTGCTGCAGAATTTCGTCGCCTGGGACGGGCGCTGGTAG
- the hisB gene encoding imidazoleglycerol-phosphate dehydratase HisB, which yields MAERKASVERDTLETQIKASINLDGTGKARFDIGVPFLEHMLDQIARHGLIDLDIESKGDLHIDDHHTVEDVGITLGQAFSKAIGDKKGIRRYGHAYVPLDEALSRVVIDFSGRPGLQMHVPFTRATVGGFDVDLFQEFFQGFVNHANVTLHIDTLRGHNTHHQIETVFKAFGRALRMAVELDERMAGQMPSTKGVL from the coding sequence ATGGCCGAACGTAAGGCGTCCGTCGAGCGCGACACTCTGGAAACCCAGATCAAAGCCTCGATCAACCTGGATGGCACCGGAAAGGCCCGATTTGATATCGGTGTGCCTTTTCTTGAACACATGCTCGACCAGATCGCCCGTCACGGGCTGATCGACCTGGATATCGAAAGCAAGGGCGACCTGCATATCGACGACCACCACACCGTGGAAGACGTCGGTATCACCCTCGGCCAGGCTTTCAGCAAGGCCATCGGCGACAAGAAGGGCATTCGCCGCTACGGCCATGCCTATGTGCCGCTGGACGAAGCGCTGTCGCGCGTGGTCATCGACTTCTCCGGCCGTCCCGGCCTGCAGATGCACGTGCCGTTCACCCGCGCCACCGTGGGCGGTTTCGACGTCGATCTGTTCCAGGAATTCTTCCAGGGCTTCGTCAACCACGCCAACGTCACCCTGCACATCGACACCCTGCGCGGGCACAACACCCATCACCAGATCGAGACCGTCTTCAAGGCCTTCGGCCGCGCCCTGCGCATGGCCGTCGAGCTGGATGAGCGCATGGCCGGGCAGATGCCTTCCACCAAGGGCGTGCTCTGA
- a CDS encoding OFA family MFS transporter — protein MSTSTTAGGLAAEPAFLSKERIIAKPGFNRWLVPPAALAIHLCIGMAYGFSVFWLPLSKALGISAPVACAPDIGFFEQVFSSQCDWPISMLGWIYTLFFIFLGCSAAIWGGWLEHAGPRKAGVVSALCWCGGLLISALGIHTHQIWLMWLGSGVIGGIGLGLGYISPVSTLIKWFPDKRGMATGMAIMGFGGGAMVGAPLATALMGHFASPTSVGVWQSFVAMAAIYFVFMIGGALAYRVPPTGWKPEGWTAPVKKTSNAMITHRHVHVNVAWKTPQFRLVWLVLCLNVSAGIGILGMASPLLQEVFGGKLLGNDLTFSQLDAAQLAQIAAIAAGFTGLLSLFNIGGRFFWASFSDYIGRKATYFVFFALGFALYASVPSLGHLGNVALFVAAFCVVLSMYGGGFATVPAYLADLFGTQMVGAIHGRLLTAWAAAGVLGPVLVNYLREYQLSIGVPRAAAYDITLYILAGLLVLGFICNLLVRPVADKYFMTDAELAAEQALGHDKGADGSTVLEWKAAPGSKPLAIAAWLAVGIPLAWGVWITLQKTAVLFH, from the coding sequence ATGAGCACTAGCACCACGGCCGGCGGCCTTGCCGCCGAGCCTGCGTTCCTGTCCAAGGAACGCATCATCGCCAAGCCCGGTTTCAACCGCTGGCTGGTTCCACCGGCTGCCCTGGCCATCCATTTGTGCATCGGCATGGCCTATGGCTTCTCGGTATTCTGGTTGCCGCTGTCCAAGGCGCTGGGGATCTCCGCGCCGGTGGCCTGTGCGCCGGATATCGGCTTTTTCGAACAGGTGTTCTCGTCGCAATGCGACTGGCCGATCTCGATGCTCGGCTGGATCTACACCCTGTTCTTCATCTTCCTGGGCTGCTCTGCGGCAATCTGGGGTGGCTGGCTGGAGCATGCCGGTCCGCGCAAGGCCGGTGTGGTTTCGGCACTGTGCTGGTGCGGCGGTCTGCTGATTTCCGCACTGGGGATTCATACCCACCAGATCTGGCTGATGTGGCTCGGTTCGGGGGTGATCGGCGGTATCGGGCTGGGGCTGGGTTACATCTCGCCGGTCTCGACCCTGATCAAGTGGTTCCCGGACAAGCGTGGCATGGCCACGGGCATGGCGATCATGGGCTTCGGCGGCGGCGCGATGGTCGGTGCACCACTGGCGACGGCACTGATGGGCCATTTCGCTTCGCCGACCAGCGTCGGTGTGTGGCAGAGCTTCGTCGCGATGGCGGCGATCTACTTCGTCTTCATGATCGGTGGGGCATTGGCCTACCGCGTCCCACCGACTGGCTGGAAGCCCGAGGGTTGGACCGCGCCGGTGAAGAAAACCAGTAACGCGATGATCACCCACCGTCACGTGCACGTGAACGTGGCCTGGAAAACCCCGCAATTCCGCCTGGTATGGCTGGTGCTGTGCCTGAACGTATCGGCGGGTATCGGCATTCTCGGCATGGCTTCGCCACTGCTGCAGGAAGTGTTCGGCGGCAAGCTGCTGGGTAACGACCTGACCTTCAGCCAGCTGGACGCCGCGCAACTGGCGCAGATCGCCGCGATCGCCGCCGGTTTCACCGGCCTGTTGAGCCTGTTCAACATCGGTGGCCGGTTCTTCTGGGCCTCGTTCTCGGACTACATCGGCCGCAAGGCGACCTACTTCGTGTTCTTCGCCCTGGGCTTCGCGCTCTATGCGTCGGTCCCGAGCCTCGGTCACCTGGGCAACGTCGCGCTGTTCGTGGCTGCGTTCTGTGTGGTGCTGTCGATGTACGGCGGTGGTTTCGCCACGGTTCCAGCCTACCTGGCGGACCTGTTCGGCACCCAGATGGTCGGTGCGATCCACGGTCGTCTGCTGACCGCCTGGGCCGCTGCTGGCGTGCTCGGCCCGGTGTTGGTGAACTACCTGCGCGAGTACCAGCTGAGCATTGGTGTGCCGCGCGCGGCTGCCTACGACATCACCTTGTACATCCTCGCTGGCCTGCTGGTGCTGGGTTTCATCTGCAACCTGCTGGTGCGTCCGGTGGCCGACAAGTACTTCATGACCGATGCCGAACTGGCTGCCGAGCAGGCGCTGGGTCATGACAAGGGCGCGGACGGCAGCACCGTGCTGGAGTGGAAAGCCGCGCCGGGCAGCAAGCCTCTGGCGATCGCCGCCTGGCTGGCGGTGGGCATTCCACTGGCCTGGGGTGTCTGGATCACCCTGCAAAAGACCGCCGTGCTGTTCCACTAA
- a CDS encoding AsmA family protein, with amino-acid sequence MKAFGKILGLVLLGLLLIIVALGFALTHWFDPNDYKDEIRQMARDKAHIELTLKGDIGWSLFPWLGLELHDASVATLSNPTKPFADLQMLGLSVRVLPLLRRQVQMSDVRVEGLNLMLNRDKDGHGNWEDIGRPLPGTTAAGTPEQAAGTPPDSRPAEAEKPSQPLRLDIDSLTVNNARVEFNDEKSGRQITSESIQLSTGPVHEGKEIAVKLTAFFGTNQPVLRARTELGGNLRFDRALKRYQFEDMRLTGEASGDPLQGKSLTFSVQGQLLIDMAANIAEWTSLKLSANQLRAIGELKARDLDKTAQLSGGLSIAQFDLMKFLDSIGQPLPPVSDGSLTKVELVTRLSGTPTSLALNNINLKLDDSSFSGRIAVEDFAKQALRVQLKGDKFDADRYLPPKSAEAESASKVRQAEVLSSEADAVAGTTPLPEAPTRGAWSNDRLLPIERLRSLDVDAELDFDQLILKKLPIDNAALKANGQGGLLTLASLRGNLYNGSFDSKGSLDVRNEQPRLNLQTRLNRVPVERVLQAQGQKSPVTGAITLDSNLSGIGNSEKTLIDSLNGTASFVLSNGVLLNANLEQQLCTGIALLNRKTLSSEPRGKDTPFQELKGSLSIRNGVASNPDLKVRIPGLAVNGNGDIDLRVLGMDYRVGITVEGDKSDMPDPACQVGEHFADIEWPLRCRGPLELGAKACRIDKDGLGQVAARAAGNKLSEKIDEKLGDKVSPELKNALKGLFKR; translated from the coding sequence ATGAAAGCGTTCGGCAAAATCCTGGGTCTGGTGCTTCTCGGGCTGTTGCTGATCATCGTGGCACTGGGCTTCGCCCTCACCCACTGGTTCGATCCCAACGACTACAAGGACGAGATTCGCCAGATGGCCCGCGACAAGGCCCACATCGAGCTGACCCTCAAGGGTGACATTGGCTGGAGCCTGTTTCCCTGGCTGGGTCTTGAGCTGCACGATGCCAGCGTGGCGACCCTGAGCAATCCGACCAAACCATTCGCCGACCTGCAGATGCTCGGTCTGTCGGTTCGCGTGCTGCCCCTGCTGCGTCGCCAGGTACAGATGAGCGACGTGCGCGTCGAAGGCCTGAACCTGATGCTCAACCGCGACAAGGACGGCCATGGCAACTGGGAAGATATCGGCCGGCCGCTGCCAGGCACGACAGCCGCCGGCACCCCGGAACAGGCCGCCGGCACACCACCGGACAGCCGCCCTGCCGAGGCGGAAAAACCTTCGCAGCCTCTGCGCCTGGATATCGACAGCCTGACGGTGAACAACGCCCGGGTCGAATTCAACGATGAAAAGAGTGGGCGCCAGATCACCTCGGAAAGCATCCAGTTGAGCACCGGCCCGGTACACGAAGGCAAGGAAATCGCGGTCAAGCTGACTGCCTTTTTCGGCACCAACCAGCCGGTACTGCGCGCCAGAACCGAACTGGGCGGCAACCTGCGCTTTGATCGCGCCCTCAAACGCTACCAGTTCGAAGACATGCGCCTGACCGGCGAAGCGTCTGGCGATCCGTTGCAGGGCAAGAGCCTGACCTTCTCGGTGCAGGGCCAGTTGCTGATAGACATGGCGGCCAACATCGCCGAATGGACCAGCCTCAAGCTCTCGGCCAACCAGTTGCGGGCCATCGGCGAACTCAAGGCCCGTGACCTCGACAAGACCGCGCAACTCTCCGGCGGCCTGTCGATTGCCCAGTTCGACCTGATGAAGTTCCTCGACAGCATCGGTCAGCCACTGCCACCCGTGTCCGACGGCAGCCTGACCAAGGTCGAGTTGGTGACCCGCTTGAGCGGTACGCCGACCAGCCTGGCACTGAACAACATCAACCTGAAACTCGACGACAGCAGCTTCAGCGGGCGCATTGCCGTCGAAGACTTCGCCAAACAGGCCCTGCGCGTGCAGCTCAAGGGCGACAAGTTCGACGCCGATCGCTACCTGCCGCCCAAGTCGGCCGAGGCCGAAAGCGCCTCGAAAGTGCGCCAGGCCGAAGTCCTGAGCAGCGAAGCGGATGCCGTCGCCGGCACCACGCCGCTGCCTGAGGCCCCCACCCGAGGTGCCTGGAGCAACGACCGGTTGCTGCCGATCGAGCGCCTGCGCAGTCTCGACGTGGACGCCGAACTGGACTTCGATCAGTTGATCCTGAAGAAACTGCCCATCGACAACGCCGCGCTCAAGGCCAATGGTCAAGGCGGCCTGCTGACCCTCGCCAGCCTGCGCGGCAACCTCTACAACGGCAGTTTCGACAGCAAGGGCAGCCTCGACGTGCGCAACGAACAGCCACGCCTGAACCTGCAGACACGGTTGAACAGGGTGCCGGTCGAACGCGTGCTGCAAGCCCAGGGACAGAAATCTCCGGTCACGGGCGCGATCACCCTCGACAGCAACCTGAGCGGCATCGGCAACAGCGAAAAGACCCTGATCGACAGCCTCAACGGCACCGCCAGCTTTGTCCTCAGCAACGGTGTACTACTCAATGCCAACCTGGAGCAGCAGCTCTGCACCGGCATCGCCCTGCTCAACCGCAAGACCCTGAGCAGCGAGCCACGTGGCAAGGACACTCCCTTCCAGGAACTCAAGGGCAGCCTGAGCATTCGCAACGGCGTTGCCAGCAACCCCGACCTGAAAGTGCGTATCCCGGGCCTGGCTGTCAACGGCAACGGCGACATCGACCTGCGTGTGCTGGGCATGGACTATCGCGTCGGTATCACCGTCGAAGGCGACAAGAGTGACATGCCGGACCCGGCCTGCCAGGTGGGTGAGCACTTTGCCGACATCGAATGGCCGCTGCGCTGCCGTGGCCCGCTGGAGCTGGGCGCCAAGGCCTGCCGTATCGACAAGGACGGTCTCGGCCAGGTTGCCGCGCGGGCGGCCGGCAACAAGCTGAGCGAGAAGATCGACGAGAAGCTGGGCGACAAGGTCAGCCCGGAACTGAAAAATGCGCTCAAGGGGCTGTTCAAACGATGA
- the mutY gene encoding A/G-specific adenine glycosylase — protein MRPEQFSTAVLDWYDRHGRHDLPWQQDINPYRVWVSEIMLQQTQVSTVLNYFDRFMASLPTVEALAAAPEDEVLHLWTGLGYYTRARNLQKTAKIVVAEHGGEFPRDVEKLTELPGIGRSTAGAIASISMGLRAPILDGNVKRVLARYTAQEGYPGEPKVAKQLWANAELFTPKTRVNHYTQAMMDLGATLCTRSKPSCLLCPLERGCEAHKYSLETRYPIPKPRKSVPQKRTLMPLLANREGAILLYRRPSSGLWGGLWSLPELDDLDDLQHLAMQHSLELVRQQELPGLTHTFSHFQLAIEPWLVRVEESAHHVAEADWLWYNLATPPRLGLAAPVKKLLKRAADVLNAGESS, from the coding sequence ATGAGACCCGAGCAATTTTCAACGGCCGTGCTGGACTGGTACGACCGCCACGGGCGTCACGATCTGCCCTGGCAACAGGACATCAACCCGTATCGGGTATGGGTGTCGGAAATCATGCTGCAGCAGACCCAGGTCAGCACCGTGCTGAACTACTTCGACCGGTTCATGGCCTCGCTGCCAACCGTCGAAGCCCTGGCCGCCGCGCCCGAAGACGAAGTGCTGCACCTGTGGACGGGCCTGGGTTACTACACCCGGGCGCGTAACCTGCAGAAGACCGCGAAGATCGTCGTCGCCGAGCATGGCGGCGAATTCCCGCGGGATGTCGAGAAACTTACCGAGTTGCCAGGTATCGGCCGCTCGACCGCTGGTGCCATCGCCAGTATCAGCATGGGCCTGCGCGCGCCGATCCTCGATGGCAACGTCAAGCGCGTGCTGGCCCGCTATACCGCCCAGGAAGGCTATCCGGGCGAGCCGAAGGTGGCGAAGCAGCTGTGGGCCAACGCAGAGCTGTTCACGCCCAAGACGCGAGTCAATCACTACACCCAGGCGATGATGGACCTCGGTGCGACCCTCTGCACCCGCAGCAAGCCCAGTTGCCTGCTGTGCCCGCTGGAGCGCGGCTGCGAAGCGCACAAGTACAGTCTCGAAACACGCTACCCGATCCCCAAGCCGCGCAAGAGCGTGCCACAGAAGCGCACGTTGATGCCCCTGCTGGCCAACCGCGAAGGCGCCATCCTGCTTTATCGCAGGCCCTCCAGCGGCCTCTGGGGCGGTTTGTGGAGCCTGCCGGAACTCGATGACCTGGACGACCTGCAACACCTGGCCATGCAGCACTCGCTGGAATTGGTCCGGCAGCAGGAACTGCCGGGCCTGACCCACACCTTCAGCCACTTCCAGCTGGCGATCGAACCCTGGCTGGTCCGCGTCGAAGAGTCCGCCCACCACGTGGCCGAGGCCGATTGGCTCTGGTATAACCTCGCCACCCCGCCGCGCCTGGGCCTTGCTGCCCCGGTGAAAAAGCTGCTCAAACGCGCAGCCGACGTTTTGAATGCAGGAGAGTCGTCATGA
- a CDS encoding oxidative damage protection protein yields MTRTVMCRKYHQELPGLDRPPYPGAKGQDIFEHVSQQAWGDWLKHQTLLINEKRLNMMNGEDRKYIQGEMDKFFSGEEYAKAEGYVPPTE; encoded by the coding sequence ATGACCCGCACCGTAATGTGCCGCAAGTACCACCAAGAACTGCCAGGCCTGGATCGTCCACCGTATCCGGGCGCAAAGGGCCAGGACATCTTCGAGCACGTCTCCCAGCAAGCCTGGGGCGACTGGCTGAAGCACCAGACCCTGCTGATCAATGAAAAGCGCCTGAACATGATGAATGGCGAAGATCGCAAATACATCCAGGGCGAGATGGACAAGTTCTTTTCCGGTGAGGAATACGCCAAGGCCGAAGGCTACGTTCCACCGACCGAATGA
- a CDS encoding PDDEXK nuclease domain-containing protein, with protein MNPAITPNEPDTRLAPLLDNLGDLIRQARQRALRAVDTIQVQTCWQIGRHIVEFEQAGATRAAYGKRLLPALAKTLSREFGKGFDERNLRHMRGFYQSFPIWNAVRTELSWTHYRHLLRVEDEAARHWYMHEAATQNWTTRSLERQIGTLYYERLLTSRDREAVQHEAAAHIDTANTKPREFIRDPVLLEFLGLPNSGILLESDLEQALIDQLQDFFLELGKGFAFVARQQRLSTDSKDFYVDLVFYNYLLKCFVIFDLKRGELSHQDIGQMDMYVRMYDDLKRGPDDGPTVGIILCSKKDESLVRYSVLHGHEQLFASKYKLVLPTEEELRAELDRERAIATQKLLRQKHQ; from the coding sequence ATGAACCCCGCCATCACCCCCAACGAACCGGACACTCGACTTGCCCCGCTACTCGACAACCTGGGCGACCTGATTCGCCAAGCCCGACAACGGGCCTTGCGTGCAGTGGATACGATTCAGGTACAGACCTGCTGGCAGATCGGCCGGCATATCGTCGAGTTCGAGCAGGCAGGCGCAACTCGCGCCGCTTACGGAAAACGCTTGCTGCCAGCCCTTGCCAAAACCCTGAGCCGAGAATTCGGCAAAGGATTCGACGAACGCAACCTGCGCCACATGCGTGGGTTTTATCAAAGCTTTCCAATTTGGAACGCAGTGCGTACCGAATTGAGCTGGACCCACTACCGCCATCTCCTGCGAGTAGAAGACGAAGCTGCACGCCATTGGTACATGCATGAGGCGGCCACCCAGAACTGGACCACCCGCTCGCTGGAGCGACAGATCGGCACCCTGTACTACGAGCGCCTGCTAACCAGTCGCGACCGCGAGGCCGTGCAGCATGAAGCCGCTGCCCACATCGACACAGCTAATACAAAACCGAGGGAATTCATTCGCGACCCGGTGCTGCTGGAGTTCCTTGGCTTGCCAAACAGCGGCATCCTGCTGGAAAGCGATCTGGAGCAGGCCTTGATCGACCAACTGCAGGATTTTTTCCTGGAACTGGGTAAGGGCTTTGCCTTCGTGGCCCGCCAGCAACGCTTGAGCACCGACAGCAAGGACTTCTATGTCGACCTGGTGTTCTACAACTACCTGCTCAAGTGTTTCGTGATCTTCGATCTCAAGCGTGGCGAACTGAGCCATCAGGACATCGGCCAAATGGACATGTATGTACGCATGTATGACGACCTCAAGCGCGGTCCGGATGACGGCCCCACGGTCGGCATCATCCTGTGCTCGAAAAAAGACGAGTCACTGGTGCGCTATTCGGTGCTCCATGGCCATGAGCAACTATTCGCCAGCAAGTACAAGCTGGTACTGCCAACAGAAGAAGAGCTGCGCGCGGAACTGGATCGCGAACGAGCGATAGCCACGCAAAAGCTGCTGCGCCAGAAACACCAGTGA